A genomic segment from Desulfovibrio sp. encodes:
- a CDS encoding 4'-phosphopantetheinyl transferase superfamily protein, whose amino-acid sequence MHQPITILYSPLPQGSNAYLRLWRKAFETALEPWLDARQLEHVRRFGQEVMETALSRLLSRALLITSAGLHGSSQNQIRMDNHNRPLFAGWQVAFSHSGQAAFCALAPAGQESPTLGLDAEALASPPPHASAYTEHELFASTALFRECTDREALRRWTIKEAMVKAAGLGLGMQPAQIPTGRFGQRAGLWQGPLGLLGWRTLACPGHWLCVAQAGRVPHSKIFLRRQDPHTLLARLTDLQQQS is encoded by the coding sequence ATGCATCAACCGATTACCATACTTTACTCACCGCTGCCGCAGGGCTCCAATGCCTATCTGCGCCTGTGGCGCAAAGCCTTTGAAACGGCGCTTGAACCTTGGCTGGATGCGCGGCAGCTTGAACATGTGCGCCGCTTCGGGCAGGAAGTTATGGAAACTGCCTTGTCGCGCCTTTTGTCCCGCGCCCTGCTCATCACGTCCGCAGGGCTGCACGGCTCGTCACAAAACCAGATACGTATGGACAACCATAACCGCCCGCTGTTTGCTGGCTGGCAGGTTGCCTTCAGCCACAGCGGACAGGCGGCCTTTTGCGCACTGGCGCCAGCAGGGCAGGAATCACCCACTCTTGGGCTTGATGCCGAAGCTCTTGCCTCACCCCCGCCCCACGCCAGCGCGTATACAGAACACGAACTTTTCGCCTCCACTGCCCTGTTTCGCGAGTGCACAGACCGCGAAGCCCTGCGCCGCTGGACAATAAAGGAGGCCATGGTCAAGGCCGCGGGCCTTGGCCTTGGCATGCAGCCCGCGCAGATACCCACGGGCAGGTTTGGGCAAAGGGCTGGCCTGTGGCAAGGGCCGCTTGGTTTACTGGGCTGGCGCACACTTGCCTGCCCCGGCCACTGGCTGTGCGTGGCGCAGGCAGGGCGGGTGCCCCACTCGAAAATTTTCTTGCGGCGGCAAGATCCACACACCTTGCTGGCCCGCCTCACAGATTTGCAGCAGCAGAGCTGA
- the trmD gene encoding tRNA (guanosine(37)-N1)-methyltransferase TrmD, which yields MPRFHIVTLFPEFFESPLSTALMGRAREAGIVDCSFHDPRQFSTDKHRHVDDRPYGGGPGMVMQGEPLAHALRSIERPGRMLFMAPGGRPLTQDMVRELAHEEDLTIVCGRYEGIDARLLQLFPLEPVSVGDIVLNGGESAALSVLEAVSRLMPGFMGKEESGEDESFSHGLLEYPHYTRPENFEGLPVPEVLQSGDHARIACWRRQESVRATLRMRPEMLNEAPLYREDVQTLADTPRERPGRNLSFCLVHYPVSLGPKKTGASSLTNLDIHDIARISRSYAMGFFYPVTPLRDQLRVLEEILRHWTRGPGGTGNADRAQALGLVQPATSLEEAVAHMTAQHGTRPRLVASSAVWPAKGKASKPERMPMTPRDVRRWCDQGPVMLCLGTAQGLAPEVLEQCEGTLRPVRFLGYNHLSVRSAAAILADRILGDYY from the coding sequence ATGCCGCGTTTTCACATTGTCACGCTTTTTCCCGAATTTTTCGAATCTCCCCTGTCCACAGCTCTCATGGGCCGTGCACGGGAGGCTGGCATTGTGGATTGCAGTTTTCACGATCCCCGTCAGTTCAGCACGGACAAGCACCGCCATGTGGACGACCGCCCTTACGGCGGCGGCCCCGGCATGGTCATGCAGGGGGAGCCTCTGGCGCATGCCCTGCGTTCCATCGAGCGACCGGGTCGCATGCTGTTCATGGCCCCCGGCGGCCGCCCGCTGACGCAGGACATGGTGCGCGAACTCGCGCACGAGGAAGACCTCACCATTGTCTGCGGCAGGTACGAGGGCATCGACGCACGCCTGCTGCAACTGTTTCCGCTTGAGCCGGTAAGCGTGGGCGACATTGTCCTCAATGGCGGCGAAAGCGCTGCCCTTTCGGTGCTTGAGGCTGTTTCACGCCTTATGCCCGGCTTTATGGGCAAGGAAGAATCTGGCGAGGACGAAAGTTTTTCGCACGGCCTGCTGGAATATCCGCATTACACGCGGCCAGAAAATTTTGAGGGGCTGCCTGTTCCAGAAGTGCTGCAAAGCGGCGACCACGCGCGCATTGCCTGCTGGCGCAGGCAGGAATCTGTGCGCGCCACCCTGCGCATGCGGCCAGAAATGTTGAACGAGGCTCCGCTGTACCGCGAAGACGTGCAAACCCTTGCAGATACTCCACGCGAGCGGCCTGGACGCAACCTTTCTTTCTGCCTTGTGCACTACCCGGTATCGCTTGGGCCAAAAAAAACTGGCGCTTCCTCTTTGACAAATCTGGACATACACGATATAGCCCGAATTTCCCGCAGCTATGCGATGGGTTTCTTCTATCCGGTAACCCCTCTTCGCGACCAGTTGCGGGTGCTGGAAGAAATTTTGCGTCACTGGACGCGGGGGCCGGGCGGTACAGGCAACGCCGACCGGGCGCAGGCACTCGGTCTGGTGCAACCCGCGACTTCGCTTGAAGAAGCGGTGGCGCATATGACCGCGCAGCATGGAACGCGACCCAGGCTGGTAGCTAGTTCTGCCGTCTGGCCTGCCAAGGGCAAGGCATCCAAACCGGAACGCATGCCCATGACACCGCGTGACGTGCGGCGCTGGTGCGACCAGGGGCCGGTTATGCTCTGCCTGGGCACGGCGCAAGGGCTTGCGCCGGAGGTGCTCGAACAGTGCGAAGGCACTCTGAGACCGGTGCGTTTTTTGGGCTACAACCATCTTTCGGTGCGCAGCGCGGCCGCCATTCTGGCCGACAGGATATTAGGCGACTACTACTGA
- the rplS gene encoding 50S ribosomal protein L19, translating to MDIIRKIELENQRMDLPAFRSGDTVKVHLRIVEGEKERIQVFQGNVIRIKRGTTSATFTVRKVSDGVGVERIFPLNSPFIDRVELITQGRVRRSRLYYLRALKGKAARIKPRGRF from the coding sequence ATGGACATCATCAGGAAAATTGAACTGGAAAACCAGCGCATGGATCTTCCCGCGTTTCGCTCCGGCGACACGGTGAAAGTGCACCTGCGCATTGTGGAAGGCGAAAAGGAACGTATCCAGGTCTTCCAGGGTAACGTCATCCGCATCAAGCGCGGCACCACCAGCGCCACCTTCACGGTGCGCAAGGTTTCCGACGGCGTGGGCGTGGAACGTATTTTTCCGCTCAACTCGCCCTTCATCGATCGCGTTGAGCTGATCACCCAGGGCCGCGTGCGCCGCAGCCGCCTGTACTACCTGCGTGCCCTCAAGGGCAAAGCCGCGCGCATCAAGCCGCGTGGCCGTTTCTGA
- a CDS encoding ribonuclease HII encodes MLIAGIDEAGRGCLAGPVVAAAVILPQSYELPGLNDSKACSAKTRDMLAPLIRQCALAWGLGVVWPARIDAINILQATFEAMSRAVRCLWCSPAQLLIDGNKTLPREVLTLHWGKTHSANLPVQRSIIGGDASEPAISAASILAKTYRDTLMIHMEKRWPGYGFGIHKGYGTEDHYQALRRLGPCPQHRLTFRGVLPEKPVAQQASLL; translated from the coding sequence ATGCTGATTGCCGGTATCGACGAAGCAGGTCGCGGATGTCTGGCTGGTCCAGTGGTGGCCGCAGCCGTCATTTTGCCGCAAAGTTACGAACTGCCCGGCCTCAATGATTCCAAGGCGTGCAGCGCCAAGACACGCGACATGCTTGCCCCGCTCATCCGCCAGTGCGCCCTTGCCTGGGGTTTGGGTGTGGTGTGGCCTGCCCGCATTGACGCCATAAATATTTTACAGGCCACCTTTGAAGCCATGAGTCGGGCCGTACGCTGCCTGTGGTGCAGCCCGGCGCAACTGCTCATTGACGGCAACAAGACCCTGCCGCGCGAGGTGCTGACCCTGCACTGGGGCAAAACCCACAGCGCGAACCTGCCGGTGCAGCGTTCCATCATCGGGGGCGACGCCAGCGAACCCGCCATTTCCGCAGCGTCCATTCTGGCCAAGACGTACCGCGACACGCTCATGATCCACATGGAAAAGCGATGGCCCGGCTACGGATTTGGAATACACAAGGGTTATGGAACAGAAGACCATTATCAGGCCCTGCGCCGCCTTGGCCCCTGCCCGCAGCACCGGTTGACCTTTCGCGGTGTACTGCCCGAAAAGCCCGTGGCGCAGCAGGCCAGCCTGTTATGA
- a CDS encoding YraN family protein, translated as MRLGRKGEDAARAQLERSGMKVLACNWREGRLELDIVCRDGDTIVFVEVKTRSQTTHGGPAAALTQAKQRTLCRAARAWLAAHDAWSSPCRFDVVCVVREGDTLHLEHCRHAFECESTVDSGNATWQPW; from the coding sequence ATGCGCCTTGGCCGCAAGGGGGAGGACGCAGCCCGCGCCCAGCTTGAACGCAGTGGCATGAAGGTGCTTGCCTGCAACTGGCGCGAGGGCAGGCTTGAGCTGGATATTGTCTGCCGCGACGGCGACACCATAGTTTTTGTTGAAGTAAAAACCCGCAGCCAGACTACGCACGGTGGCCCAGCCGCCGCGCTTACCCAAGCCAAACAGCGCACCCTGTGCCGCGCGGCCCGGGCATGGCTAGCGGCCCACGACGCGTGGAGCAGCCCATGCCGGTTTGATGTGGTCTGCGTTGTGCGCGAGGGCGATACCCTGCATCTGGAGCACTGCCGCCATGCCTTTGAATGCGAATCGACTGTGGATAGTGGCAACGCCACTTGGCAACCCTGGTGA
- the rsmI gene encoding 16S rRNA (cytidine(1402)-2'-O)-methyltransferase, translating to MPLNANRLWIVATPLGNPGDLSPRAREVLVGADLVLAEDTRRTARLLRECGIEVRRLLSFHDHNETERQEGVLRLLREGQSIALVSDAGTPLLADPGYRLVRACRKEGLAVSPLPGPSAPVAALSAAGIPPLPHSFLGFLPRDAAGRDALFTAFAHVPGALIFFERKDRLKESLAQAARILGPRELAVCRELTKEHEEFIVGRLEDSAQLPDELLGEITVIVGPPEHTERTPREEVLQLANAELAEGGKPRQVARRVQDAVRGWSGKEIYALLTGTEQLAPEN from the coding sequence ATGCCTTTGAATGCGAATCGACTGTGGATAGTGGCAACGCCACTTGGCAACCCTGGTGATCTTTCGCCCAGAGCCCGCGAGGTGCTGGTCGGCGCCGATCTGGTACTGGCTGAAGACACCCGCCGCACAGCCCGCCTGCTGCGCGAATGCGGCATTGAAGTACGCCGCCTGCTGAGTTTCCACGACCACAACGAAACCGAGCGACAGGAGGGAGTACTGCGCCTGCTGCGCGAAGGGCAAAGCATTGCCCTGGTTTCCGATGCCGGAACCCCCCTGCTGGCCGACCCCGGCTACCGTCTGGTGCGGGCCTGCCGCAAGGAGGGCCTTGCCGTATCGCCCCTGCCGGGGCCTTCCGCGCCAGTGGCCGCCCTTTCAGCTGCGGGCATACCGCCGCTGCCGCACAGTTTTCTGGGTTTTTTGCCGCGCGACGCTGCAGGCCGCGACGCCCTATTTACCGCCTTTGCCCACGTACCGGGCGCGCTCATCTTTTTTGAACGCAAGGATCGCCTCAAGGAAAGCCTTGCCCAGGCCGCGCGCATTCTTGGCCCCCGCGAGCTGGCTGTGTGTCGGGAATTGACCAAGGAACATGAGGAATTTATAGTAGGTCGTCTTGAAGACAGCGCCCAGCTGCCCGACGAACTGCTGGGGGAAATTACGGTGATTGTGGGGCCGCCAGAGCACACAGAGCGTACCCCCAGGGAAGAAGTGCTGCAGCTGGCCAATGCGGAGCTTGCAGAAGGCGGCAAGCCGCGTCAGGTTGCCCGCCGTGTGCAGGATGCCGTGCGAGGCTGGTCTGGCAAGGAAATATACGCCCTGCTGACAGGAACGGAGCAGCTCGCCCCAGAAAACTAG
- a CDS encoding PTS system mannose/fructose/sorbose family transporter subunit IID, with the protein MYPKRVVLACLARTGCINAAMTARGMQQIGLAFVLEPALRQLYPEPQAFARAMGRYAGHSNTHPFMIPLFVGILLSLEQAIAKGSLPESALNSVRETLATTLSALGDSFFSGTLLPLWSLLTVSLLLAGFTGIAIVLAVSMFCALLLFRAICFVSGLRYGLTTLTKLRKLNLINWVDRLKMINAALAALVIWHLPLSKIKPFPWTAYALGAAAVLAAAWLVGRMRLPRLLLWVVTTGALILVDLGLIGM; encoded by the coding sequence ATGTATCCCAAACGCGTTGTTCTTGCCTGTCTGGCCCGCACAGGTTGCATCAATGCAGCCATGACGGCCAGAGGCATGCAGCAGATAGGTCTGGCCTTTGTGCTCGAGCCTGCCCTGCGTCAGCTCTACCCAGAACCGCAGGCCTTTGCCCGCGCCATGGGCCGCTACGCGGGGCACAGCAACACTCACCCGTTCATGATTCCCCTTTTTGTGGGCATTCTGCTTTCGCTTGAGCAGGCCATTGCCAAGGGTTCGCTGCCAGAATCTGCGCTCAATTCCGTGCGCGAAACACTGGCAACCACCCTGTCGGCCCTGGGGGATTCGTTTTTCAGCGGTACCCTGTTGCCCCTGTGGTCGCTGCTCACCGTCAGCCTGCTGCTGGCCGGGTTCACGGGCATTGCCATTGTGCTGGCTGTCAGCATGTTCTGCGCCCTGCTGCTGTTCAGGGCCATCTGCTTTGTTTCGGGCCTGCGCTACGGGCTGACCACACTTACCAAACTGCGCAAGCTCAACCTCATCAACTGGGTGGACAGGCTCAAGATGATCAATGCGGCCCTTGCGGCCCTGGTCATCTGGCATTTGCCCCTCAGCAAGATCAAGCCATTTCCCTGGACTGCCTATGCCCTGGGGGCTGCGGCAGTACTGGCCGCCGCGTGGCTTGTGGGCCGCATGCGCCTGCCGCGCCTGCTGCTTTGGGTGGTGACCACGGGAGCCCTTATTCTCGTGGACTTGGGCCTCATAGGCATGTAG
- a CDS encoding HPr family phosphocarrier protein, protein MEDAIEQTPRGLALRICLGLRNGLHARPAARLAQEAQRYASDIQLISDTGEVDAKSMLDILSLAPPANAELTLLAQGDDAREALSGLAQFLTNLQD, encoded by the coding sequence ATGGAAGACGCCATAGAACAAACGCCACGAGGTCTGGCGCTGCGGATATGCCTTGGCCTGCGCAACGGCCTGCACGCCCGACCGGCGGCCCGCCTGGCGCAGGAGGCGCAGCGCTATGCCTCTGATATACAGCTTATAAGCGACACCGGCGAGGTGGACGCCAAAAGCATGCTGGACATACTTTCTCTTGCTCCGCCCGCCAATGCGGAGCTCACACTGCTGGCCCAGGGCGACGACGCCCGCGAGGCCCTCAGCGGTCTGGCCCAATTTTTAACCAATTTGCAGGATTAG
- the ptsP gene encoding phosphoenolpyruvate--protein phosphotransferase, translated as MARAVLFGTPVSPGIAIGRVRFMHKARQDDERRITAAEVAAEQETLRAAAEGVRASLAATMENVPEDLSEYRDVIAAQMEMARDPKLLKATLARIENNLVCASWALKLTVDELCALFRSMDDAYLRDRAQDIRAVGLRLREHLAEDPARNTEDETPGVLVAEDLSPADVMELNLDRVLGILTAEGGPTSHTAILSRGMHIPCLAGVTGLMDIARENEIVVVDGLGGSVLLSPDETDEARFAARREEYTAWENLTLKSARWPAEMCDGVRVEVQANLEGTNELAALAQCGADGVGLYRTEFAYFTDRLPSEEDLLTEYAAVAQRAAPDRVVFRTLDVGADKMLHAQAVLKEPNPALGLRGIRFCLRHQGIFRTQLRALMRAGAMGNVAIMLPMISCLDEVQQVRRIMQELHQELAAQNLAHAPLLPLGVMVETPAAALICDALARECDFFSIGTNDLIHYIMGIDRNNRHVAYLNEPLHPAVVRSLKHIIDAAHREGIGVSVCGELASDPFGLALLLGMGVDTVSAAPRFVPGMKHLIRQFNAQTCMELANSVLLSTDVAASKRMVREALQQSLGQELAFHTTSLFTHSHP; from the coding sequence ATGGCCCGCGCGGTACTTTTCGGCACACCTGTTTCGCCTGGCATTGCCATTGGCAGGGTGCGCTTTATGCACAAGGCACGGCAGGACGACGAACGTCGCATCACCGCTGCCGAGGTGGCAGCCGAGCAGGAAACCCTGCGGGCTGCGGCTGAAGGCGTGCGCGCTTCGCTGGCCGCCACCATGGAAAATGTGCCGGAAGACCTTTCGGAATACCGCGATGTTATTGCCGCGCAAATGGAAATGGCCCGCGACCCAAAACTGCTCAAAGCAACGCTGGCCCGTATAGAAAACAACCTTGTGTGCGCCTCGTGGGCGCTCAAGCTCACTGTGGACGAACTGTGCGCCCTGTTCAGAAGCATGGACGATGCCTATCTGCGCGACCGCGCGCAGGACATACGCGCCGTGGGACTGCGCCTGCGCGAACACCTTGCTGAAGACCCCGCGCGCAATACCGAGGACGAAACCCCCGGCGTGCTGGTGGCCGAGGATCTCTCTCCCGCAGATGTCATGGAGCTCAACCTTGACCGCGTGCTGGGCATTCTGACTGCCGAGGGCGGCCCCACATCGCACACCGCTATTCTGTCGCGCGGCATGCATATTCCCTGCCTTGCTGGCGTTACCGGGCTTATGGATATTGCCCGCGAAAACGAAATAGTGGTTGTGGACGGCCTTGGCGGCAGCGTGCTGCTGAGCCCCGACGAAACCGACGAGGCCCGCTTTGCCGCGCGCCGCGAAGAATACACGGCATGGGAAAACCTTACGCTCAAGTCTGCCCGCTGGCCCGCCGAAATGTGCGATGGCGTGCGGGTGGAGGTACAGGCCAACCTTGAGGGCACCAACGAACTGGCGGCCCTTGCGCAGTGCGGGGCAGACGGCGTGGGCCTTTACCGCACCGAATTTGCCTATTTTACCGACCGCCTGCCCTCGGAAGAAGACCTGCTGACCGAATACGCCGCCGTGGCCCAAAGGGCCGCGCCAGACCGAGTGGTTTTTCGCACGCTTGACGTGGGCGCAGACAAAATGTTGCACGCCCAGGCGGTGCTCAAGGAACCCAATCCGGCACTGGGCCTGCGCGGCATACGGTTTTGCCTGCGGCATCAGGGTATTTTTCGCACCCAGCTGAGGGCGCTCATGCGCGCTGGCGCCATGGGCAATGTGGCCATCATGCTGCCCATGATTTCGTGCCTCGACGAGGTGCAGCAGGTGCGCCGCATCATGCAGGAACTGCATCAGGAGCTGGCGGCCCAAAACCTGGCCCACGCCCCTCTGCTGCCCTTGGGCGTGATGGTTGAAACCCCCGCTGCGGCACTTATATGCGATGCTCTTGCGCGCGAATGCGACTTTTTCAGCATCGGCACCAACGACCTTATCCATTACATAATGGGTATTGACCGCAACAACCGCCATGTGGCCTATCTCAACGAGCCCCTACACCCGGCAGTGGTGCGCTCGCTTAAACATATTATCGACGCCGCCCACCGCGAGGGTATTGGCGTTTCGGTCTGCGGCGAGCTTGCCTCCGACCCCTTTGGTCTGGCACTGCTGCTGGGCATGGGTGTGGACACCGTATCTGCCGCGCCACGTTTTGTACCGGGAATGAAGCATCTTATCCGCCAGTTTAACGCCCAGACCTGCATGGAACTTGCCAACAGCGTGCTGCTCAGCACCGATGTGGCTGCCTCCAAGCGCATGGTGCGCGAAGCTCTGCAACAGTCACTGGGGCAGGAACTGGCCTTCCATACCACGAGCCTTTTCACACACAGTCACCCATGA
- the smpB gene encoding SsrA-binding protein SmpB yields the protein MSQKTSPSTVAVNKKARHLYELSEFTEAGIVLTGPEVKSIRAGKVNFIDSYVDFRQGEAWLVSLHIAPYANAGYVSQEPDRARKLLLHEREISKFAGLVAQQGLTVVPVRLYFKRGKIKVEIALGKGKKLHDHRETLKRRAAERDMARELA from the coding sequence ATGAGTCAAAAAACATCTCCCTCCACAGTCGCCGTAAACAAAAAGGCCCGCCACCTCTATGAACTTTCTGAGTTCACCGAGGCGGGCATTGTGCTTACCGGCCCGGAAGTCAAAAGCATCCGCGCTGGCAAGGTAAACTTTATTGACAGCTATGTTGATTTTCGTCAGGGCGAAGCCTGGCTTGTTTCGCTGCATATCGCGCCCTACGCCAATGCTGGCTATGTGTCGCAAGAACCAGACCGCGCGCGCAAGCTGCTGCTGCACGAACGCGAGATATCCAAATTTGCCGGGCTGGTGGCCCAGCAGGGCCTGACCGTTGTGCCCGTGCGCCTCTATTTCAAGCGCGGCAAAATCAAGGTCGAAATTGCCTTGGGCAAGGGCAAAAAACTGCACGACCACCGCGAAACACTCAAACGCCGGGCTGCCGAGCGGGATATGGCCCGCGAACTGGCGTAA
- a CDS encoding ComEC/Rec2 family competence protein: MRHPPLQAPLLWQTYLGFWIAGITAAPWPLPSLCFALLLLVADARLWQWARSVLALLCLLAGFMSGCWQLYGSPLSALPSAARHANQPPLWLHESPQAPRVCGTVRDMQGLPDNRLRLLLDDVRPESADTSTAAPALPGKLAWTWESPAPALGFAPPLPGQTVCLTRRPTPAQGFANEGQTDWGLWLAAQGVRWRVWSLGAQGSPQVSGQPTLSARWRDALRQCFVAVLLPPQLAPAQVPGATTPAVGAVHRPPMSQGKAILLALLFGDRQYLNQQTLNNFAAATLVHSLALSGQHLTVAGLVGLLCVLAAARVRPGMYLRRPRAVWILLATVPPAMAYLWLGDAPASLLRAAVMLLFLAFYFLRGRPRTTLDVLCTALLCISVASPLSMLDTGLQLSVLCVAVIGMSMPWLRELAPEPDATPRLQTDQQPSARKFLRHNGKIQRALWAMARIFLVSLFIQVALLPLNMLLFNNMGHWFWLNVLWLPIADMLVLPAAVLGLIFSATGLETLARITLDLAALPCQWLTDCLAWLASSNLLQPPALLRPHWTTLPAFAALLGALALKAGRPGLPLTARRLLLAGALLLCIGPVLRTAERLSDHIRMDVLDVGQSQALVLRLPGHTRMLLDGSGSASPRFDPGQAIVAPALTYNDTPQLAAVLNTHPDLDHMGGLLHVLRFFTVNHLFENGREGKASWGQQWREARSGHHSRPLARGDVLVLGNAANDLRMEILHPPREEQDTWQGNDASVVARLTQRGRGLALFLGDAERPVLRRLLENGDDLRAEVIVAPHHGSQNGFLKEFYDAVQPGLVVASCGFENRYGYPSPGLRAWCAGTGVPLLYTGRDGAVKVVWSSQGQGYGQYRVSTGRP, encoded by the coding sequence ATGCGGCATCCTCCCCTGCAAGCCCCCCTGCTCTGGCAGACGTATCTGGGCTTCTGGATAGCGGGCATTACTGCCGCCCCCTGGCCCCTGCCTTCCCTCTGCTTTGCACTGCTGCTACTGGTTGCCGATGCCCGCCTGTGGCAATGGGCAAGGTCGGTTCTGGCGCTGCTGTGCCTGTTGGCCGGTTTTATGTCTGGCTGCTGGCAGCTCTATGGTTCTCCCCTGTCGGCACTGCCGTCAGCCGCAAGGCATGCGAATCAGCCGCCTCTCTGGCTGCACGAGAGCCCGCAAGCTCCAAGGGTGTGTGGCACGGTGCGCGACATGCAGGGTCTGCCCGACAACCGTCTGCGTCTGCTGCTGGATGATGTTCGCCCGGAATCAGCCGACACGTCTACGGCAGCTCCCGCACTGCCGGGCAAACTTGCCTGGACGTGGGAATCTCCCGCGCCTGCCCTTGGCTTTGCGCCTCCCCTCCCCGGCCAGACCGTGTGCCTCACCCGGCGCCCCACGCCTGCGCAGGGTTTTGCCAACGAAGGGCAGACAGACTGGGGTCTGTGGCTGGCTGCCCAGGGAGTACGCTGGCGGGTGTGGAGCCTTGGAGCACAGGGCAGCCCGCAGGTTTCTGGTCAGCCCACACTATCTGCCCGCTGGCGTGATGCACTGCGGCAATGTTTTGTTGCGGTGCTGCTGCCACCGCAACTTGCCCCCGCGCAGGTACCGGGCGCAACCACCCCTGCCGTCGGGGCGGTTCATCGCCCCCCCATGTCGCAGGGCAAGGCCATTCTGCTCGCTCTGCTTTTTGGTGACCGGCAATATCTCAACCAACAGACCCTTAACAATTTTGCGGCGGCCACCCTCGTGCACAGCCTCGCCCTTTCGGGCCAGCACCTTACCGTGGCGGGCCTCGTAGGCCTGCTGTGCGTGCTGGCTGCCGCACGTGTGCGCCCCGGCATGTACCTGCGCCGCCCTCGCGCCGTGTGGATACTGCTGGCTACCGTGCCACCGGCCATGGCGTACCTGTGGTTGGGCGACGCACCGGCCTCCCTGCTGCGGGCAGCAGTGATGCTGCTGTTTCTGGCTTTTTATTTTTTGCGCGGCAGACCGCGCACCACTTTGGATGTGCTGTGCACCGCCTTGCTCTGCATCAGCGTGGCCTCACCGCTCAGCATGCTGGATACGGGCCTGCAGCTTTCTGTCCTTTGCGTGGCAGTTATTGGCATGAGCATGCCCTGGCTGCGAGAACTGGCTCCAGAGCCGGACGCAACGCCACGCTTGCAGACAGATCAACAGCCATCTGCCCGGAAGTTTCTGCGGCATAACGGCAAGATACAACGAGCACTGTGGGCCATGGCGCGCATATTTCTGGTGTCGCTGTTCATTCAGGTAGCTCTGCTGCCGCTGAACATGTTGCTCTTCAACAATATGGGGCACTGGTTCTGGCTCAATGTGCTCTGGCTGCCCATTGCCGATATGCTGGTGCTGCCCGCCGCCGTGCTTGGCCTGATTTTTTCCGCCACCGGGCTTGAAACCCTGGCGCGGATTACTCTTGATCTGGCCGCACTGCCCTGCCAGTGGCTCACAGACTGCCTTGCCTGGCTGGCCAGCTCCAACCTGCTACAACCTCCCGCCCTGCTTCGCCCCCACTGGACAACCCTGCCAGCCTTTGCCGCCCTGCTGGGAGCCCTTGCCCTCAAGGCAGGACGCCCCGGCCTGCCCCTGACAGCCCGACGCCTGCTGCTGGCCGGTGCCCTACTTTTGTGCATTGGACCCGTATTGCGCACCGCCGAGCGCCTCTCTGACCATATTCGCATGGATGTACTGGATGTGGGACAAAGCCAGGCTCTGGTGCTGCGACTGCCCGGGCATACGCGCATGCTGCTGGACGGCAGTGGCAGCGCCTCGCCTCGCTTTGACCCCGGTCAGGCCATTGTGGCCCCGGCCCTGACATACAACGACACGCCGCAACTGGCTGCAGTGCTCAACACCCACCCCGACCTTGACCACATGGGGGGGCTACTGCATGTACTGCGTTTTTTTACGGTGAATCATTTGTTTGAGAACGGGCGCGAAGGCAAGGCAAGCTGGGGCCAGCAATGGCGCGAGGCGCGCAGTGGGCACCACAGCCGCCCCCTGGCAAGGGGCGATGTACTTGTGCTGGGCAACGCGGCAAATGACTTGCGCATGGAAATACTGCACCCGCCCCGAGAGGAACAGGATACGTGGCAGGGCAACGATGCCTCGGTGGTGGCCCGGCTGACCCAGCGCGGGAGAGGGCTGGCCCTGTTTCTGGGCGATGCGGAACGGCCTGTGCTGCGCCGCCTGCTTGAAAACGGCGACGACCTGCGTGCAGAAGTTATTGTGGCCCCGCACCACGGCTCGCAAAATGGATTTTTAAAAGAATTTTATGACGCTGTGCAGCCGGGTCTTGTGGTGGCTTCGTGCGGGTTTGAAAACCGTTACGGCTACCCTTCGCCAGGGCTGCGGGCGTGGTGCGCAGGTACAGGCGTGCCGCTGCTGTACACAGGGCGCGATGGAGCGGTGAAGGTTGTCTGGAGCTCTCAGGGGCAGGGATATGGACAGTACAGGGTAAGTACCGGCCGACCATAA